A region of the Pempheris klunzingeri isolate RE-2024b chromosome 21, fPemKlu1.hap1, whole genome shotgun sequence genome:
AGTCCCACATTCCCAtccaaggttttttttccctgagctTGAATCCAGCCGGTGTGTCTGTTGGAGATCCTGTGCTGCGGACGGGGAAACCTCTCTCTGTGGAGTTGGGTCCAGGAATCATGGGCTCCATCTTTGATGGTATCCAGCGACCACTAAAGGACATCAATGACCTCACGCAAAGCATCTACATCCCCAGAGGCGTAAACATCGGAGCCCTCAACCGAGACCTCAAGTGGGAGTTTTGTCCCAGCAAGAGCCTGCGGGTACGAGCGTGTCCGGACATCAGACCTTCAACTTGACGTGTTTAAATTATCGGGTGAattaaatcctttttaaaatcactgtcATCAGGTTGGCAGTCACATCACAGGTGGAGACATCTATGGCCTGGTGGCTGAGAACTCCCTCATCAAGCACAAAGTCATGCTGCCTCCCAGAAACAGAGGCACTGTGACCTACGTGGCTCCGCCTGGAAACTATGACCTCAGCGTGAGTCCGCCGCACCGCAAGCTGCAGCTGTGAAGTGCCTGTAAGATGCTGTTTTGTGTtaattatatgtgtgtgtgtgtttgtgtcaggatGTGGTGATGGAGCTGGAGTTTGAGGGGGTGAAGGAGAAATTCACCATGGTGCAGGTGTGGCCTGTCAGACAAGTGCGGCCCGTCACAGAGAAGCTTCCTGCCAATCACCCACTGCTGACCGGGCAGAGGGTGCTCGACGCCCTTTTCCCGTGAGTCTTGCATCGTACTTTGCTCCTTTAGCCAAGACATGTCAGAAATGTTTCCCCCATCAAcgcatttctgttttttctcaacTCTCCTGTGTGTAAAGATGTGTGCAGGGAGGAACCACAGCCATCCCAGGAGCCTTTGGCTGCGGAAAGACTGTCATCTCCCAGTCCCTGTCCAAGTACTCCAACAGTGACGTCATCATCTACGTAGGGTGCGGGGAGCGTGGTAACGAGATGTCAGAAGTACTGCGAGACTTCCCTGAGGTGGGTAACGATGGTGGCGGAGATGTATCCCAACAAGAGCGACTCTGATTGGTATTCTGACAGTGTTTTCTGACTAACAGTTGACCATGGAGGTGGATGGGAAGACGGAGAGCATCATGAAGAGAACGGCGCTGGTGGCCAACACCTCCAACATGCCTGTAGCTGCCAGAGAAGCCTCCATCTACACAGGTTATCTGTTCACAATGTCCCCGGAAATACTATTCGATCATTTATCACGTGAGTTAACGCACGAGCGGTGCATactgactgtgtttgtttcGGCAGGAATCACGCTGTCTGAGTACTTCAGAGACATGGGGTACAACGTGAGCATGATGGCCGACTCCACCTCCCGTTGGGCCGAGGCTCTCAGGGAGATTTCTGGTCGTCTGGCTGAGATGCCTGCTGGTACGTTTGGAGTCTCCTTGATATTCTAATAAGAGCTAAAAGTAGGTCCACGCTCCAGGATCTCTGGCATTAGGTTAGAACTTCTGTTCACATTTCTTCTCACGGCATCATGAAAGCATCTATAAATCAGGTCAGGTGATCAGTGTCTACTTTCtaaaaggaaggaggagtgaATCTGAATTTCACAAACTTACACAATCTTCTTGTGCAACAAAGAGTCACTCTTGATTCTGTTTGTAACTTCAATGTCAGAAGAAAGGGTTTTGCAGCCTTCAAACTGAGTTTTTGCAGTGCAGGTTACtaccactattattattattattgaacaTGTGAATCAGTGCACAACTATGAAGACCTCACACTTTAAATACCTCTGCAGTAGTTGGAAGTTGTGCCTCTGTTTTGAAAGAGGCACCAGCATGGCGGTGCACTTCTCTTCCTACTTTTATGTGATCATATTAACCCAGTAGGAAGCGTACAGCCAGTCAGCGGTGTACAAAAGGTATTTTCTGTGTCTGCCCACAGACAGCGGTTATCCTGCCTACCTGGGCGCCCGTCTCGCCTCCTTCTACGAGCGCGCTGGAAGGGTGAAGTGTCTGGGCAACCCTGAGAGGGAGGGCAGCGTCAGTATTGTAGGAGCGTGagtacagttttgttttctccacTAGAGGGAGACTTTACTCTGCACATCTTGTGCAGTAAATACAGTGAACTGTATCTGTTCTTTCCTCAGTGTGTCTCCCCCTGGTGGTGACTTCTCTGACCCTGTCACTTCAGCCACTCTTGGTATTGTACAGGTGAGTCACCAAAATCAGATCACACTGTTGTCTGAATGAAGCATTGTTGATTAAAGGTACTCAGTTCTTCACTTTCATCGCGTTATTTCTTCTCAGGTGTTCTGGGGTCTGGATAAGAAGCTGGCTCAGAGGAAGCACTTCCCCTCTGTGAACTGGCTGATCAGCTACAGCAAATACACTCGTGCTCTGGATGAG
Encoded here:
- the atp6v1ab gene encoding V-type proton ATPase catalytic subunit A, whose protein sequence is MDMSKLPKIRDEERESQFGYVHGVSGPVVTATAMAGAAMYELVRVGHSELVGEIIRLEGDMATIQVYEETSGVSVGDPVLRTGKPLSVELGPGIMGSIFDGIQRPLKDINDLTQSIYIPRGVNIGALNRDLKWEFCPSKSLRVGSHITGGDIYGLVAENSLIKHKVMLPPRNRGTVTYVAPPGNYDLSDVVMELEFEGVKEKFTMVQVWPVRQVRPVTEKLPANHPLLTGQRVLDALFPCVQGGTTAIPGAFGCGKTVISQSLSKYSNSDVIIYVGCGERGNEMSEVLRDFPELTMEVDGKTESIMKRTALVANTSNMPVAAREASIYTGITLSEYFRDMGYNVSMMADSTSRWAEALREISGRLAEMPADSGYPAYLGARLASFYERAGRVKCLGNPEREGSVSIVGAVSPPGGDFSDPVTSATLGIVQVFWGLDKKLAQRKHFPSVNWLISYSKYTRALDEYYDKHFPEFVPLRTKAKEILQEEEDLAEIVQLVGKASLAETDKITLEVAKLLKDDFLQQNGYTPYDRFCPFYKTVGILSNTIAFYDMARHAVETTAQSDNKITWAMIREHMGEVLYRLSSMKFKDPVKDGEPKIKAEYAQLLEDMQNAFRTLEE